One stretch of Amycolatopsis tolypomycina DNA includes these proteins:
- a CDS encoding FAD-binding oxidoreductase, translating into MNLLHPGQDGYTEEVAGFQTSVPTAPAVVVAAESAEDVVAAVRYAAEHRLSVAVQATGHGLTAGTDGVLISTRRMTGVEIDAAARTARVEAGTRWEAVLEAAGKHGLAPLSGSSPDVGVVGYTLSGGFGLLGRRYGRAADHVRALDVVTADGELRRVEPGSDLFWALRGGRDGFGVVTAIEFGLLPVSELYGGSLTFDGADVPAVLRAWRTWSAAAPDTLTTSLAMIRFPDLPMVPEPMRGRHVAQVRIAYLGEDGDDAVAPLRAVAPALADTLRRLPFTESGSIAAEPRQPHGYHGTNAAVSQLNDAMLDAIVEHAGPGAATPPVLIIDRLGGALARTPETPGVGWDSSAEFVVRALSVVGEDGVAAIRRAHAKLFDALAPWSTGRLLPFVYGEHPAEEVAQSVFPAADLRRLRELKRRYDAGNVFRAG; encoded by the coding sequence ATGAACCTCCTCCACCCCGGCCAGGACGGGTACACCGAAGAAGTCGCCGGATTCCAGACGTCGGTGCCGACCGCACCCGCGGTCGTCGTCGCCGCCGAGAGCGCCGAGGACGTCGTCGCCGCGGTGCGCTACGCCGCCGAGCACCGGCTGAGCGTCGCGGTCCAGGCCACCGGGCACGGCCTGACCGCGGGCACCGACGGTGTCCTGATCAGCACCCGCCGGATGACCGGCGTCGAGATCGACGCCGCCGCCCGCACGGCTCGCGTCGAGGCGGGCACCCGGTGGGAAGCCGTGCTCGAAGCCGCCGGGAAGCACGGGCTGGCGCCGCTCAGCGGCTCGTCGCCGGACGTCGGCGTCGTCGGCTACACGCTCAGCGGCGGGTTCGGGCTGCTGGGCCGCCGGTACGGCCGCGCCGCCGACCACGTCCGCGCCCTCGACGTCGTGACCGCCGACGGCGAGCTCCGGCGCGTCGAGCCGGGCTCGGACCTGTTCTGGGCGCTGCGCGGCGGGCGCGACGGCTTCGGCGTCGTGACGGCGATCGAGTTCGGCCTCCTGCCGGTCAGCGAGCTCTACGGCGGCAGCCTCACCTTCGACGGCGCCGACGTGCCCGCGGTCCTGCGGGCCTGGCGGACGTGGTCGGCGGCCGCGCCGGACACGCTGACGACGTCACTGGCGATGATCCGGTTCCCCGACCTGCCGATGGTGCCGGAGCCGATGCGCGGCCGGCACGTGGCCCAGGTCCGGATCGCCTACCTCGGCGAGGACGGCGACGACGCTGTCGCGCCGCTGCGGGCCGTCGCCCCGGCACTGGCGGACACCCTGCGGCGGCTGCCGTTCACCGAATCCGGGTCGATCGCGGCCGAGCCGCGCCAGCCGCACGGCTACCACGGCACCAACGCGGCCGTCTCCCAGCTGAACGACGCCATGCTCGACGCGATCGTCGAGCACGCCGGCCCGGGCGCGGCCACGCCGCCGGTGCTCATCATCGACCGGCTGGGCGGCGCGCTCGCCCGGACGCCGGAGACGCCGGGCGTGGGCTGGGACTCCTCGGCCGAGTTCGTCGTCCGCGCGTTGTCGGTGGTCGGCGAAGACGGCGTCGCGGCGATCCGGCGCGCGCACGCGAAGCTGTTCGACGCGCTGGCGCCGTGGTCGACCGGCCGGCTGCTGCCCTTCGTCTACGGCGAGCACCCGGCGGAAGAGGTCGCCCAGAGCGTGTTTCCGGCCGCCGACCTGCGGCGGCTTCGGGAGCTGAAGCGCCGGTACGACGCGGGGAACGTCTTCCGGGCGGGATGA
- a CDS encoding acyltransferase family protein has translation MSHEDYLGMRRFPGLDGLRALAATMVIFFHFGGPNWTWLSGWVGVYLFFVLSGFLITTLLLREQDRTHRISLSNFYIRRVFRILPPYLVILGGIVAFVILRGEFYSRDFPQALKYYLTFLNEFLPAATTGTDNFFSGSWTLGIEEKFYLVWPFLLVAIGIGAAKRKFLLVGASMVALLALVPLTTGGFVLEYSQTAIYRSTIHYFILAGGCLLAILLHYRRGYALLKPLTHPLAAIPIVGAFAVLHTNFDDLWHETRNNLWLLVAYAAMTMLLLIVLVSPGPLRWLLSTAPMRFVGERSYSLYLLQGPVHFAVVQAVPGLAPHRTVSALTVFIVGLAIADLIHRWVEKPLIDVGKRLIARKEARRAARQEEERPAETRAEPAPVGS, from the coding sequence ATGAGCCACGAGGACTACCTCGGCATGCGGCGGTTCCCCGGGCTCGACGGCCTGCGGGCGCTCGCCGCGACGATGGTCATCTTCTTCCACTTCGGCGGGCCGAACTGGACGTGGCTTTCGGGCTGGGTCGGCGTCTACCTCTTCTTCGTGCTGTCCGGGTTCCTGATCACGACGCTGCTGCTGCGCGAGCAGGACCGCACCCACCGGATCTCGCTGTCGAACTTCTACATCCGGCGCGTGTTCCGGATCCTGCCGCCGTACCTGGTGATCCTCGGCGGGATCGTCGCGTTCGTCATCCTGCGCGGCGAGTTCTACTCGCGCGACTTCCCGCAGGCGCTGAAGTACTACCTGACGTTCTTGAACGAGTTCCTGCCGGCGGCCACCACCGGCACGGACAACTTCTTCAGCGGCTCGTGGACGCTCGGCATCGAGGAGAAGTTCTACCTGGTCTGGCCGTTCCTGCTGGTCGCGATCGGGATCGGCGCGGCGAAGCGCAAGTTCCTGCTGGTCGGCGCGTCGATGGTGGCGCTGCTGGCGCTGGTCCCGCTGACCACCGGCGGCTTCGTGCTCGAGTACTCGCAGACGGCGATCTACCGCTCGACGATCCACTACTTCATCCTGGCGGGCGGCTGCCTGCTGGCGATCCTGCTGCACTACCGCCGCGGGTACGCGCTGCTGAAGCCGTTGACGCACCCGCTGGCGGCGATCCCGATCGTCGGGGCGTTCGCGGTGCTGCACACGAACTTCGACGACCTCTGGCACGAGACCCGCAACAACCTGTGGCTGCTGGTCGCGTACGCGGCGATGACGATGCTCCTGCTGATCGTGCTGGTGAGCCCGGGCCCGCTGCGGTGGCTGCTGAGCACGGCCCCGATGCGGTTCGTCGGCGAGCGCTCCTACTCGCTGTACCTGCTGCAGGGGCCGGTGCACTTCGCCGTGGTGCAGGCGGTGCCGGGGCTCGCGCCGCACCGGACGGTCTCGGCGCTGACGGTGTTCATCGTCGGGCTGGCGATCGCGGACCTGATCCACCGCTGGGTCGAGAAGCCGCTGATCGACGTCGGCAAGCGGCTGATCGCCCGCAAGGAAGCCCGGCGCGCGGCGCGGCAGGAGGAGGAGCGTCCCGCCGAAACGCGCGCCGAGCCCGCGCCGGTCGGTTCCTAG
- a CDS encoding nitroreductase family deazaflavin-dependent oxidoreductase produces MTTPAEMNDFNAQVVAEFRANGGKVGNYFEGKNVLLLTTIGAKSGEERLSPLVYTKDGDRYVVAASMGGAPKNPAWYHNLVANPKVTVEVGTEKFEATATVIADRAERDRLYAGMVAHAEGFADYEKKTDRVIPIVVLER; encoded by the coding sequence ATGACCACGCCAGCCGAGATGAACGACTTCAACGCGCAGGTCGTCGCGGAGTTCCGGGCCAACGGGGGCAAGGTCGGCAACTACTTCGAGGGCAAGAACGTGCTCTTGCTCACGACGATCGGCGCGAAGAGCGGCGAAGAGCGCCTGTCCCCGCTCGTCTACACCAAGGACGGCGACCGTTACGTCGTCGCGGCGTCCATGGGCGGCGCGCCGAAGAACCCGGCCTGGTACCACAACCTGGTCGCCAACCCGAAGGTCACGGTCGAGGTCGGCACCGAGAAGTTCGAGGCCACGGCCACGGTGATCGCCGACCGCGCCGAGCGCGACCGCCTGTACGCGGGCATGGTGGCGCACGCCGAGGGCTTCGCGGACTACGAGAAGAAGACCGACCGGGTCATCCCGATCGTGGTCCTGGAGCGCTAG
- a CDS encoding MarR family winged helix-turn-helix transcriptional regulator, with product MSTEAGPSVEDGVRQLLLLMPRLVGRAKRTPVPAELDGCALAPRHLSLLSYLLFDGPMTVTELATRLQVAPTTASLMVGDLSRQGVLNRDEDPADRRRTIVSIAEDKRPAVDAWLARGAKAWSDALTPLTPAERRLVITTLEAYERGTCDGPAC from the coding sequence GTGTCAACGGAGGCCGGACCGAGTGTCGAAGACGGCGTTCGGCAGCTCTTGCTGCTCATGCCCCGGCTGGTCGGCCGCGCGAAGCGCACGCCGGTGCCGGCCGAGCTGGACGGCTGCGCGCTGGCCCCCCGCCACCTCTCGCTGCTGTCGTACCTGCTCTTCGACGGCCCGATGACGGTCACCGAGCTGGCTACCCGCCTCCAGGTGGCCCCGACGACGGCGAGCCTGATGGTCGGCGACCTCAGCCGCCAGGGCGTGCTGAACCGCGACGAGGACCCGGCCGACCGCCGTCGCACGATAGTCAGCATCGCCGAAGACAAGCGCCCGGCCGTCGACGCCTGGCTCGCCCGCGGCGCGAAGGCCTGGAGCGACGCCCTGACCCCGCTGACCCCGGCCGAGCGCCGGCTGGTGATCACGACACTGGAAGCCTACGAACGCGGCACCTGCGACGGCCCGGCCTGCTGA
- a CDS encoding PLDc N-terminal domain-containing protein, whose translation MLYFNGLLGIVTLGLWIFCLVDVITTDESSCRNLPKGLWLLLVLVVPLVGSIIWLVAGRPEHVTRARGPYEREASAFPEYDRPGRFAATSPEDDEEFLRKCRERAEAQRKLAREKRGDE comes from the coding sequence TTGCTGTACTTCAACGGCCTGCTCGGCATCGTCACGCTCGGGTTGTGGATCTTCTGCCTGGTCGACGTGATCACCACGGACGAGTCATCGTGTCGCAACCTGCCGAAGGGGCTGTGGCTGCTGCTCGTGCTCGTCGTGCCGCTGGTGGGCTCGATCATCTGGCTGGTGGCGGGGCGGCCGGAGCACGTGACCCGGGCACGCGGGCCGTACGAGCGCGAGGCGTCGGCGTTCCCGGAATACGACCGCCCGGGCCGGTTCGCGGCAACGAGCCCGGAGGACGACGAGGAATTCCTCCGCAAGTGCCGGGAGCGCGCGGAAGCCCAGCGCAAGCTGGCCCGCGAAAAGCGCGGCGACGAATAA
- a CDS encoding cytochrome P450, producing the protein MTALSAPVPPVPADVPVGSIAWLRASVARFSNGADHVRRRALAVDLLASVDADSLQFQAFSRTSRIMAELDVVDVMAEIARPVPVGVLAEVLGLPDVSADVAGVAAAYHPHVTPDAAAEAALTRLLAVCGGPAELAAARIGLLVQACDATAGLIGNGLLASLTGEPAEQPVLATRRRVGGADVTVSLAGTPFGAGPRACPGSRHALALAAGALAALRGFRLTETEISWLPSPNLRMPAALRVTRGETAGGFC; encoded by the coding sequence ATGACTGCGCTTTCCGCTCCTGTTCCGCCCGTGCCCGCCGATGTCCCGGTCGGGAGCATCGCCTGGTTGCGGGCGTCCGTGGCCCGCTTCAGCAACGGTGCCGACCACGTCCGGCGACGCGCGCTCGCGGTGGATCTGCTGGCTTCGGTCGACGCGGATTCGTTGCAGTTTCAGGCTTTCTCGCGGACTAGCCGGATCATGGCCGAACTCGACGTCGTCGACGTGATGGCCGAAATCGCGCGGCCGGTGCCGGTCGGGGTGCTCGCCGAGGTGCTGGGCCTGCCGGACGTCTCGGCCGACGTCGCCGGAGTCGCGGCGGCGTACCACCCGCACGTGACACCGGATGCGGCGGCCGAAGCGGCGTTGACGCGGCTGCTCGCGGTGTGCGGCGGGCCGGCCGAACTCGCGGCGGCGCGGATCGGCCTGCTCGTCCAGGCCTGCGACGCCACCGCGGGACTCATCGGCAACGGGCTTTTGGCCTCGCTGACCGGAGAACCCGCCGAGCAGCCGGTGCTCGCCACGCGCCGCCGGGTCGGCGGCGCCGACGTGACGGTGTCCCTCGCCGGGACGCCGTTCGGGGCCGGGCCGCGCGCCTGCCCGGGGTCGCGGCACGCGCTCGCCCTCGCCGCCGGCGCTCTGGCGGCGTTGCGTGGTTTCCGCCTGACGGAAACGGAAATCTCCTGGCTTCCGTCGCCGAATCTCCGGATGCCCGCGGCGCTGCGGGTGACCCGCGGCGAAACTGCCGGCGGGTTCTGCTAA
- a CDS encoding GNAT family N-acetyltransferase — protein sequence MLPATKGIFDRLTRRGRLMTKRTCDRQGHVLRSGRFLFRTPTAWEYAAAVAGGSDPAAQRWLGWQRDSIVAEPARADALRVVPGTGPDWASPDPQSVDLVMIDVEANRCVGLVSVHTGEDGGPETGGYLAPSYRGRGHGRVLFAAGLTLAHDHLGLARVRAGAEVGNIASARSLAAAGLVRVAGPPTYRLPDGRVTEAWWFQHDVPRPAQCGGPQATWFPVSSVL from the coding sequence ATGCTGCCAGCCACCAAGGGGATCTTCGACCGGCTCACCCGCCGCGGCCGCCTGATGACCAAGCGGACCTGCGACCGGCAGGGCCACGTGCTGCGCAGCGGGCGCTTCCTCTTCCGCACCCCGACCGCGTGGGAGTACGCCGCCGCCGTCGCCGGGGGCAGTGATCCGGCCGCGCAGCGGTGGCTGGGCTGGCAGCGCGACTCGATCGTCGCCGAGCCGGCGCGGGCCGACGCGCTGCGGGTCGTGCCCGGCACCGGGCCGGACTGGGCGTCACCCGATCCGCAGTCCGTCGACCTGGTGATGATCGACGTCGAGGCCAACCGCTGCGTCGGCCTGGTGAGCGTGCACACCGGCGAGGACGGCGGCCCGGAGACCGGCGGCTACCTCGCGCCGTCCTACCGCGGCCGCGGCCACGGGCGGGTGCTCTTCGCGGCCGGGCTGACGCTGGCGCACGACCACCTCGGCCTGGCGCGGGTGCGGGCCGGCGCGGAGGTCGGCAACATCGCCAGCGCGCGGTCGCTGGCGGCCGCCGGGCTCGTCCGCGTCGCCGGCCCGCCGACGTACCGGCTGCCGGACGGCCGCGTCACCGAGGCGTGGTGGTTCCAGCACGACGTCCCGCGGCCGGCGCAGTGCGGTGGTCCGCAGGCCACGTGGTTTCCGGTGTCTTCGGTGCTCTGA
- a CDS encoding PaaX family transcriptional regulator has product MTAVPEATELDGSGRSAQPRQLIVTVYGLYSRTEGGWLSVASLIDLLAAVGVDEPAVRSSISRLKRRGILEAVRRDATAGYELSAEAREILREGDERIFRRERATPADGWLLAVFSVPETERHKRHLLRTQLARMGFGTAASGVWIAPAHLHAATEEALTRLGLAGYADLFRADHLSFGDVATKVRDWWDLDRLDELYTTFLDEHGPALHRKSVTEEQAFADYVHVLTGWRRMPYLDPGLPAEFLPAGWSGIRAAELFFQLHAQLETPARAYVAKSINLG; this is encoded by the coding sequence ATGACGGCCGTACCCGAGGCAACCGAACTGGACGGCTCCGGCCGATCCGCCCAGCCTCGCCAGCTCATCGTGACGGTGTACGGCCTCTACTCGCGCACCGAAGGGGGCTGGCTCTCGGTCGCGTCGCTGATCGACCTGCTCGCCGCCGTCGGCGTCGACGAGCCCGCCGTGCGCTCGTCGATCTCCCGCCTGAAGCGGCGCGGCATCCTCGAGGCGGTGCGCCGCGACGCGACGGCGGGCTACGAGCTGTCCGCCGAAGCGCGCGAAATCCTGCGCGAAGGCGACGAGCGGATCTTCCGCCGCGAGCGCGCGACCCCGGCCGACGGCTGGCTGCTGGCGGTGTTCTCGGTGCCCGAGACCGAACGCCACAAGCGCCACCTCCTGCGCACCCAGCTGGCCCGGATGGGCTTCGGCACCGCGGCGTCCGGCGTCTGGATCGCCCCGGCCCACCTGCACGCGGCGACCGAGGAAGCGCTCACCCGGCTCGGCCTGGCCGGCTACGCCGACCTGTTCCGCGCCGACCACCTGTCCTTCGGCGACGTCGCCACGAAGGTCCGCGACTGGTGGGACCTCGACCGCCTGGACGAGCTGTACACGACATTCCTCGACGAGCACGGCCCCGCACTGCACCGGAAGTCCGTGACCGAAGAACAGGCCTTCGCCGACTACGTCCACGTCCTCACCGGCTGGCGGCGGATGCCCTACCTCGACCCGGGACTGCCGGCGGAGTTCCTGCCCGCGGGCTGGTCGGGAATCCGCGCGGCCGAGCTGTTCTTCCAGCTGCACGCCCAGCTGGAGACACCGGCCAGGGCGTACGTGGCAAAGTCGATCAACCTCGGCTGA
- a CDS encoding RidA family protein yields MERINPPELGKPSGFSHAVVAEGRVVFLAGQTALDASNRIVGDGVVAQFERALGNLLASLRAAGGTPSDLCSVTIYIVDMDDYRAHAREIGRVWKRLAGTEYPAMAGIGVARLWDEEALVEVQGFAVLSRG; encoded by the coding sequence ATGGAACGCATCAACCCGCCGGAGCTGGGCAAGCCGTCCGGGTTCTCGCACGCGGTGGTGGCCGAGGGCCGCGTGGTCTTCCTCGCGGGGCAGACCGCACTGGACGCGTCGAACCGGATCGTCGGCGACGGCGTCGTGGCGCAGTTCGAGCGCGCGCTCGGCAACCTGCTGGCGTCGCTGCGCGCGGCGGGCGGGACACCGTCGGACCTGTGCAGCGTGACGATCTACATCGTCGACATGGACGACTACCGCGCTCACGCACGCGAGATCGGCCGAGTCTGGAAGCGGCTCGCGGGCACGGAGTACCCGGCCATGGCGGGCATCGGCGTGGCCCGGCTGTGGGACGAGGAGGCGCTGGTCGAGGTGCAGGGCTTTGCGGTGCTCAGCCGAGGTTGA
- a CDS encoding bifunctional salicylyl-CoA 5-hydroxylase/oxidoreductase has product MRIAVIGGGPAGLYFAALAKQLGPGHEITVWERNAPDDTFGFGVVFSDETLGGIEHADAAVHEAMKAEFARWDDIDVHYRGTVTTSGGHGFAAMSRKRLLGILQSRCGELGVGLHFREEAPTDLGGYDLVIAADGVNSAMRARYAETFRPSVETRRCRYIWLGTDLVFDAFKFYVLETPAGIMQIHGYPYGREGSTFILEVAEDVWQRTFGPIAATSLKPGESDEKSIALIRELCADVLDGHQVMANNSKWVSFGTVRCETWVHENVVLLGDAAHTAHFSIGSGTKLAMEDALALAACLHENDGVAEALKAYELERRPVVTSTQRAAQASLEWFENIAQYAHQEPPQFAFNILTRSRRVTYDNLRLRDPEFAAELDHWFARKLGTTSRPPMFQPFTLGALELPNRIIVSPMDMYSAEDGVPGDFHLVHLGSKALGGAGLVMTEMVCVSPEGRITPGCGGLYTPEQEAAWKRVVDFVHAQTPARIGVQLGHSGRKGSTKLMWDGIDEPLPSGNWEICAPSPLPYSDRNQVPRELSTSELSEIRDQFVACAEAAARAGFDVLELHCAHGYLLSSFLSPLTNRRTDAYGGSLENRLRFPLEVFDAVREAWPAERPMTVRISATDWCEGGIDADDAVEIARAFAAHGAAGIDVSTGQVVSEERPQYGRSYQTPYADRIRNEIGEEYGIAVIAVGAISSYDDVNSLILAGRADLCALGRTHLYDPQWTLHAAAEQGYPMAWPKPFAAGSRKPQTGRSDGPEPRLDLVRSGPTGTAHARWRPGASA; this is encoded by the coding sequence GTGCGTATCGCGGTCATCGGTGGCGGCCCGGCGGGTCTGTACTTCGCCGCGCTCGCGAAGCAGCTCGGTCCCGGCCACGAAATCACCGTCTGGGAACGCAACGCGCCGGACGACACCTTCGGCTTCGGCGTCGTGTTCTCCGACGAGACGCTCGGCGGCATCGAACACGCCGACGCGGCCGTCCACGAGGCCATGAAGGCCGAGTTCGCCCGCTGGGACGACATCGACGTCCACTACCGCGGCACCGTCACCACCTCGGGCGGCCACGGCTTCGCCGCGATGAGCCGCAAGCGCCTGCTCGGCATCCTGCAGAGCCGCTGCGGCGAGCTCGGCGTCGGCCTGCACTTCCGCGAGGAAGCGCCCACCGACCTCGGCGGCTACGACCTCGTCATCGCCGCCGACGGCGTCAACTCCGCGATGCGCGCGCGGTACGCCGAGACGTTCCGGCCGAGCGTCGAGACCCGCCGGTGCCGGTACATCTGGCTGGGCACGGACCTCGTGTTCGACGCCTTCAAGTTCTACGTCCTCGAAACACCGGCCGGGATCATGCAGATCCACGGCTACCCGTACGGCCGCGAGGGCAGCACGTTCATCCTCGAGGTCGCCGAGGACGTCTGGCAGCGGACGTTCGGCCCCATCGCGGCGACGTCACTGAAGCCCGGCGAGAGCGACGAGAAGTCGATCGCGCTGATCCGCGAGCTGTGCGCCGACGTCCTCGACGGCCACCAGGTGATGGCGAACAACTCGAAGTGGGTCTCGTTCGGGACGGTCCGCTGCGAAACCTGGGTGCACGAGAACGTCGTCCTCCTCGGCGACGCGGCGCACACCGCGCACTTCTCGATCGGCTCCGGCACGAAGCTGGCGATGGAGGACGCGCTCGCGCTGGCCGCCTGCCTGCACGAAAACGACGGCGTCGCCGAGGCGCTCAAGGCCTACGAGCTCGAACGCCGGCCGGTCGTCACGTCGACGCAGCGCGCCGCGCAGGCCAGCCTGGAGTGGTTCGAGAACATCGCCCAGTACGCCCACCAGGAGCCGCCGCAGTTCGCGTTCAACATCCTCACGCGCAGCCGTCGCGTCACCTACGACAACCTGCGCCTGCGCGACCCCGAGTTCGCCGCCGAGCTCGACCACTGGTTCGCGCGCAAGCTCGGGACGACGTCGCGGCCGCCGATGTTCCAGCCCTTCACGCTCGGCGCACTGGAACTGCCGAACCGGATCATCGTGTCCCCCATGGACATGTACTCGGCGGAAGACGGTGTGCCCGGCGACTTCCACCTGGTGCACCTGGGCAGCAAGGCGCTCGGCGGCGCCGGGCTGGTGATGACGGAGATGGTCTGCGTCTCCCCCGAAGGCCGGATCACCCCGGGCTGCGGCGGGCTCTACACGCCGGAGCAGGAAGCGGCGTGGAAGCGGGTCGTCGACTTCGTGCACGCGCAGACACCGGCGCGGATCGGTGTCCAATTGGGACACTCCGGGCGCAAGGGCTCGACGAAGCTCATGTGGGACGGCATCGACGAGCCGCTCCCGTCCGGCAACTGGGAGATCTGCGCTCCTTCGCCACTGCCCTATTCGGACCGGAACCAGGTCCCGCGTGAACTGTCCACTTCGGAGCTTTCGGAAATCCGTGACCAGTTCGTCGCGTGCGCGGAAGCCGCCGCGCGCGCCGGGTTCGACGTCCTCGAACTGCACTGCGCGCACGGCTACCTGCTGTCGTCCTTCCTCTCGCCGCTGACCAACCGGCGCACGGATGCCTACGGCGGCTCACTCGAGAACCGGCTGCGCTTCCCGCTGGAGGTCTTCGACGCGGTCCGGGAAGCATGGCCCGCCGAGCGGCCGATGACGGTCCGAATCTCGGCGACCGACTGGTGCGAGGGCGGCATCGACGCCGACGACGCCGTCGAGATCGCGCGGGCGTTCGCCGCACACGGCGCCGCGGGCATCGACGTCTCGACCGGTCAGGTCGTCAGCGAGGAGCGTCCGCAGTACGGCCGCAGCTACCAGACGCCGTACGCCGACCGGATCCGCAACGAAATCGGCGAGGAGTACGGGATCGCGGTGATCGCGGTCGGCGCGATTTCGTCCTACGACGACGTCAATTCGCTGATCCTCGCCGGCCGCGCGGACCTCTGCGCACTGGGCCGCACCCATCTATATGATCCACAGTGGACGCTGCACGCGGCGGCCGAACAGGGGTACCCGATGGCGTGGCCGAAGCCGTTCGCGGCGGGCAGCCGCAAGCCGCAGACGGGCCGCTCCGACGGGCCGGAGCCGCGGCTCGACCTCGTCCGGTCCGGGCCCACCGGCACCGCCCACGCCCGCTGGCGACCGGGAGCTTCCGCATGA